From Haloarcula hispanica ATCC 33960, the proteins below share one genomic window:
- a CDS encoding cold-shock protein → MAEGTVDFFNDTGGYGFIETDDADEDVFFHMEDVGGPDLEEGQEVEFDIEQADKGPRATNLTRL, encoded by the coding sequence ATGGCGGAAGGCACTGTCGACTTCTTCAACGACACTGGTGGTTACGGCTTCATCGAAACCGACGATGCGGACGAAGACGTCTTCTTCCACATGGAAGACGTCGGCGGCCCTGACCTCGAAGAGGGGCAGGAAGTCGAGTTCGACATCGAGCAGGCGGACAAGGGTCCGCGTGCGACCAACCTCACGCGACTGTAA
- a CDS encoding nucleotidyltransferase family protein, translating into MDGVVLAAGEGTRMRPLTADKPKGLVEVAGKPLLTHCFDTLLSVGVDRLVVVIGYRGDDIVAHYGEQYRDTPIAYVRQDEQLGLAHALEQARTAVDGTFVVLNGDNVCRANLDGAIERHRETDASATLLVEDVSRAEAKTTGVVTTDNGGQVTGLVEKPSDPASTLVTRGFFVFEPAIGHACALTRPSERGEYELPDAIDLLLSAGHRVEAVELEGWCHNVNEPSDVDAVEERLG; encoded by the coding sequence ATGGACGGCGTCGTACTCGCTGCCGGCGAAGGGACGCGGATGCGACCGCTCACTGCGGACAAGCCGAAGGGACTGGTCGAGGTGGCCGGAAAGCCGCTGCTGACACACTGTTTCGACACGCTGCTGTCAGTCGGCGTCGACCGCCTGGTCGTCGTCATCGGCTACCGCGGTGACGACATCGTGGCACACTACGGAGAGCAGTATCGGGACACGCCGATAGCGTACGTCCGGCAGGACGAACAGTTAGGACTGGCGCACGCGCTCGAACAGGCCCGCACAGCCGTCGACGGGACCTTCGTCGTGCTGAACGGCGACAACGTTTGCCGGGCAAATCTCGACGGGGCCATCGAGCGCCACCGCGAGACCGACGCCAGCGCGACGCTGCTCGTCGAGGACGTGTCGCGGGCCGAAGCCAAGACGACCGGTGTCGTCACGACGGACAACGGGGGACAGGTGACCGGCCTCGTCGAGAAGCCGTCGGACCCGGCGTCGACGCTGGTCACGCGGGGCTTTTTCGTGTTCGAGCCGGCCATCGGCCACGCCTGCGCGCTGACGCGACCTTCCGAGCGGGGCGAGTACGAACTCCCCGACGCAATCGACCTGTTACTGAGCGCCGGCCACCGCGTCGAGGCGGTCGAACTGGAGGGCTGGTGTCACAACGTCAACGAACCGAGCGACGTCGACGCGGTCGAGGAACGGCTCGGCTGA
- a CDS encoding cold-shock protein: MAKGTVDFFNDTGGYGFIDTEDADEDVFFHMEDIGGPDLEEGQELEFDIEQADKGPRANNVTRL, from the coding sequence ATGGCGAAAGGAACGGTTGATTTCTTCAACGACACTGGCGGTTACGGTTTCATCGACACTGAGGACGCGGACGAGGACGTCTTCTTCCACATGGAAGACATCGGCGGCCCGGACCTCGAGGAAGGACAGGAGCTCGAATTTGACATCGAGCAGGCGGACAAGGGTCCGCGCGCCAACAACGTCACGAGGCTCTAA
- a CDS encoding ATP-binding protein codes for MYRGARARLAPWLLAGFGLAFTGAAIVWHLGIETQRIGQVGGPALALALDGLLPLVLVYGSYRLVSSSTPGEQIWTVFVWSVVGSAAVGAIIGLSVFIRMMEGRTIAEPVFVTLLAMETGAVTGLIAGTLAVRARQDASRATRTANTLSFVNDLFRHDIANGLVVIDGRATIIRRNADSDTVQTAADAIHEQVTELDSLVDNAGAVVETLSSDPAFEPTDIVGIAEAVIQRIEQTHPITIEVQAPDSAMAYTNEAARPVLRNLIENAIEHGTPAAELSAEGTATDGAALPSEAQRAETTELTGDRYHQPSVFVAIRETDDDVETHVVDDGPGIPDDRRDSVFDPRAGDTHGGGLHLVETLVTSFGGDISLADTASKTDAPFPDTALDGAHFVVELPRA; via the coding sequence ATGTACCGTGGTGCCCGGGCCCGCCTTGCGCCGTGGCTGCTTGCTGGCTTCGGACTCGCGTTCACAGGTGCGGCCATCGTCTGGCACCTCGGTATCGAGACACAGCGTATCGGACAGGTCGGCGGCCCTGCGCTCGCGTTGGCCCTCGACGGGCTACTGCCGCTGGTGCTAGTGTATGGCAGCTATCGCCTCGTCTCGTCGTCGACACCGGGGGAGCAGATATGGACAGTTTTCGTCTGGAGCGTTGTCGGCAGCGCTGCGGTCGGGGCTATCATCGGTTTGAGCGTCTTTATCCGCATGATGGAGGGTCGAACAATCGCCGAACCGGTGTTCGTCACCCTGTTGGCGATGGAGACGGGCGCTGTCACGGGACTCATCGCGGGCACGCTTGCGGTTCGGGCCCGTCAGGATGCCAGTCGGGCGACCCGAACCGCGAACACGCTGTCGTTCGTCAACGACCTGTTTCGACACGATATCGCGAACGGACTCGTCGTTATTGATGGCCGCGCGACGATCATTCGACGGAACGCCGACTCGGACACGGTTCAAACGGCAGCGGACGCGATCCACGAGCAGGTAACCGAACTCGATAGCTTGGTCGACAACGCCGGGGCGGTCGTTGAGACCCTCAGTTCCGACCCGGCATTCGAACCGACCGACATCGTCGGGATTGCCGAGGCGGTGATACAGCGAATCGAGCAAACACATCCCATCACCATCGAAGTTCAAGCCCCGGACAGCGCAATGGCATACACCAACGAGGCCGCTCGCCCGGTTCTCCGGAACCTCATCGAGAACGCTATCGAACACGGGACGCCGGCAGCAGAACTCTCCGCCGAGGGGACCGCGACGGACGGAGCAGCGCTGCCGAGCGAGGCACAGCGGGCGGAGACGACAGAGTTGACGGGAGACAGATATCATCAGCCATCGGTGTTTGTCGCGATCCGGGAGACCGACGACGATGTCGAGACCCACGTCGTCGACGACGGACCGGGGATTCCCGACGACCGGCGTGACAGCGTTTTCGACCCGCGGGCGGGCGACACGCACGGCGGTGGGCTCCATCTCGTCGAGACACTCGTTACGAGCTTCGGCGGCGATATCTCCCTCGCCGACACCGCCAGCAAAACCGACGCGCCCTTCCCCGACACCGCCCTAGACGGCGCGCACTTCGTCGTCGAACTCCCGCGGGCATGA
- a CDS encoding sugar ABC transporter permease, whose amino-acid sequence MLLGAIARKLGNDIKTFATMPARTVRKWSYTVQAVRRGELPASEVLKVILSTIGATLVVLALLFPIYWILMAALSGSGSSLYTSESFSLFPTNPTVKPFIWVIGDLIVPSYSISTAIPFTDLAFVFQTPGIEILDASDYGVDRPSEFKHFLWNSLMVAIPTVLIAMSLIIPAAYALSRREFLFRRKILFLYVLMTQVGGGLGVALLIGMYALYVQFGINDSKLALAVYYAATAVPFNTWLLKTYMDGIPVSYEEAAVVDGAPPWRVVTEVIIPMSTAGLATVFIFVFLTGWTEFVVAQTLLGTENYTLPVGLYAMVDEYSIPWARFSAFALTFASPIMLAYLFAQRYIEGGLSFSGMEG is encoded by the coding sequence ATGCTCCTCGGTGCAATCGCCAGAAAGCTCGGCAACGACATCAAGACGTTCGCGACGATGCCCGCACGGACGGTCCGCAAGTGGTCCTACACTGTGCAGGCCGTCCGTCGGGGCGAACTGCCCGCGTCCGAAGTCCTGAAGGTCATTCTCTCGACCATCGGCGCGACGCTGGTCGTGCTGGCACTGCTCTTCCCGATCTACTGGATTCTGATGGCGGCCCTCTCCGGCTCCGGAAGCTCGCTGTACACGTCCGAGAGCTTCTCGCTGTTTCCCACTAATCCGACGGTCAAACCGTTCATCTGGGTCATCGGTGACCTCATCGTGCCGTCGTACTCGATATCCACCGCCATTCCGTTCACCGACCTCGCTTTCGTGTTCCAGACGCCGGGGATCGAGATTCTCGACGCCTCCGACTACGGCGTCGACCGCCCCTCGGAGTTCAAGCACTTCCTCTGGAACAGCCTCATGGTGGCGATTCCCACCGTGCTGATCGCGATGTCGCTCATCATTCCGGCGGCCTATGCCCTCTCGCGGCGGGAGTTCCTCTTCCGCCGGAAGATCCTGTTCCTCTACGTCCTGATGACACAGGTCGGGGGCGGTCTCGGCGTTGCCCTGCTCATCGGGATGTACGCACTGTACGTCCAGTTCGGCATCAACGACAGCAAACTGGCGCTTGCGGTGTACTACGCGGCGACCGCCGTGCCGTTCAACACCTGGCTGCTGAAGACCTACATGGACGGCATCCCGGTCTCCTACGAGGAGGCCGCCGTCGTCGACGGCGCGCCGCCGTGGCGGGTCGTCACCGAGGTCATCATCCCGATGTCGACCGCCGGGCTGGCAACGGTGTTCATCTTCGTCTTCCTCACCGGGTGGACAGAGTTCGTCGTCGCCCAGACGCTGCTGGGGACGGAGAACTACACGCTGCCGGTCGGCCTGTACGCGATGGTCGACGAGTACTCCATCCCGTGGGCGCGCTTCTCCGCGTTCGCGCTCACCTTCGCCTCGCCGATTATGCTGGCCTATCTGTTCGCGCAGCGCTACATCGAGGGCGGCCTCTCCTTCAGCGGGATGGAAGGCTAA
- a CDS encoding carbohydrate ABC transporter permease encodes MSTVSRAADRIESVPFLTRDDASLLLVLPGLFVFSAFMLFPVLYLLGISFTNAEPANLFAGEGVVAVLTFGDALFVGLENYADVLTDGQFWNSFGVTWLFVATSVTLKIGASLAIALIVTSELVRGKRVLRSLIIFPMGLPPIFTITVWRGIFSSAEFGLMNQLLTAFGASSVAWLSGRWTAFVAYNVTEAWLAYPFMVIITVSALQDVPEELHEAAVVDGAGFLARFAHITLPSIKRPVLFASILTSAASFQQFLIPFVFNQGGPARANELIVVYGYREALSFQQYGRGAAISIIALAFIGAFMWLNVKKGKLADGVND; translated from the coding sequence ATGAGTACGGTTTCACGGGCGGCGGACCGCATCGAGTCGGTCCCGTTTCTGACGCGGGACGACGCGTCGTTACTGCTAGTGCTCCCGGGGCTGTTCGTCTTCTCGGCGTTCATGCTGTTCCCGGTCCTCTACCTGCTGGGAATCTCCTTTACGAACGCAGAGCCGGCCAACCTGTTCGCCGGCGAGGGCGTCGTCGCCGTGCTCACGTTCGGCGACGCGCTGTTCGTCGGCCTGGAGAACTACGCCGACGTGCTGACCGACGGCCAGTTCTGGAACTCCTTCGGCGTCACCTGGCTGTTCGTCGCTACGAGCGTCACGCTCAAAATCGGGGCGAGCCTGGCCATCGCGCTTATCGTGACCAGTGAACTCGTCCGCGGCAAGCGCGTCCTGCGCTCGCTCATCATCTTCCCGATGGGCCTGCCGCCGATTTTCACCATCACGGTGTGGCGCGGCATCTTCAGCTCCGCCGAGTTCGGGCTGATGAACCAGCTACTGACCGCGTTCGGCGCGAGTTCGGTCGCGTGGCTGTCGGGCCGCTGGACCGCCTTCGTCGCGTACAACGTCACGGAGGCGTGGCTGGCGTACCCGTTCATGGTCATCATCACCGTCAGCGCGCTACAGGACGTACCCGAAGAACTCCACGAGGCGGCCGTCGTCGACGGCGCGGGGTTCCTCGCACGCTTCGCTCATATCACGCTGCCGTCGATCAAACGGCCCGTGCTGTTCGCGTCTATTCTGACCTCCGCGGCCTCGTTCCAGCAGTTCCTCATCCCGTTCGTGTTCAACCAGGGCGGCCCGGCACGGGCGAACGAACTCATCGTCGTCTACGGCTATCGTGAGGCGCTGTCGTTCCAGCAGTACGGTCGCGGTGCGGCCATCAGCATCATCGCGCTCGCCTTCATCGGCGCGTTCATGTGGCTCAACGTCAAGAAAGGCAAACTCGCCGACGGGGTGAACGACTAA
- a CDS encoding DUF429 domain-containing protein: MAEPLYVGVDRSDESWVAVALTGDGFDHASVFDSIGECWSAYEERARLILVGVPIGLVESGDPDRRCDELARSVLGERSAAVRTPPVREATRKQRYSTANRVHRRKTGQELSEQAFARSDSLARIDELLQELPEAAAAIRESHPEVCFRAFGGEPLSYSKRTAGGYAERMRILAHYDRDAAPTVQKAAEATGGTAVAVDDVLDAVALAYTAQPGDRELYTLPPEPPRDAAGLPMEIVYRAASPLITS, from the coding sequence ATGGCTGAACCGCTGTACGTCGGTGTCGACCGGAGCGACGAGTCCTGGGTCGCTGTGGCGCTCACCGGCGACGGGTTCGACCACGCGTCGGTGTTCGACAGTATCGGCGAATGCTGGTCAGCGTACGAGGAGCGCGCTCGGCTGATTCTGGTCGGAGTGCCGATTGGGCTCGTGGAATCCGGTGATCCGGACCGCCGGTGTGACGAACTCGCCCGGTCGGTGCTCGGCGAGCGGAGCGCGGCAGTTCGCACGCCGCCGGTACGAGAAGCGACCCGGAAACAGCGCTACTCGACGGCCAACCGCGTCCACAGGCGCAAGACCGGACAGGAACTCTCTGAGCAGGCGTTCGCACGTAGCGACAGCCTCGCCCGGATCGATGAACTCTTGCAGGAACTGCCCGAGGCTGCCGCAGCCATTCGGGAATCCCACCCAGAGGTCTGTTTTCGGGCCTTCGGCGGCGAGCCGCTTAGCTACTCGAAGCGCACCGCCGGGGGATATGCCGAGCGGATGCGGATTCTCGCACATTACGACCGCGACGCCGCCCCGACGGTCCAGAAAGCCGCCGAAGCGACCGGTGGCACGGCAGTGGCCGTCGACGATGTACTGGATGCCGTCGCCCTCGCGTACACAGCACAGCCGGGCGACAGGGAGTTGTACACGCTGCCGCCCGAGCCGCCGCGAGATGCGGCGGGGCTGCCGATGGAGATCGTCTATCGGGCGGCGTCGCCACTGATCACGTCGTGA
- a CDS encoding extracellular solute-binding protein has protein sequence MTMERRTVLKRIGGVGAATALAGCSVQEQGSGGSEGETASGDGSGDGASGGSQQSGGTATAWYQLQDSEIPAREDAMETFASETEFGVDGSDISNMEKKTTSAIPAGQGPEIFEWAHDWVGDYYQREFVVDQSEELSVSLDQFTDAAASAVQFDDAVVGLPHSAETVTLIYNADIVDEAPETIDDMVSAMEEYYDPSSSQYGLAAPFDPYFTSGWIQAFGGYYFDPEQDPALGLDADEAIEGLQFALDTLRPYMPDDPNYEPQAATFSEGNAAFAVNGPWYLATLNQSDVNYEVATFPAIDGGEVTPYTGISMWYFADAMSEGGADATAARNFVEWFATNEDHATRLAKEQGAIPVLDSLVGSDELPDHVQTYSQTVSQGVPMPTDPRMNKVWSPLENALIEAFNGDASAEDALTTAAEEIRSNWE, from the coding sequence ATGACAATGGAACGACGGACGGTGCTCAAACGGATCGGCGGTGTCGGGGCGGCTACGGCCTTGGCTGGCTGTAGTGTGCAAGAGCAGGGCAGTGGCGGCTCAGAGGGGGAAACGGCTTCCGGCGACGGATCGGGCGATGGGGCAAGCGGCGGGAGTCAACAGTCCGGCGGGACCGCGACGGCGTGGTACCAGCTTCAGGACTCGGAGATACCCGCACGCGAGGACGCGATGGAGACGTTCGCGAGCGAGACGGAGTTCGGCGTCGACGGGTCGGACATCTCCAATATGGAAAAGAAGACCACGAGCGCGATTCCGGCCGGGCAGGGGCCGGAAATCTTCGAGTGGGCACACGACTGGGTGGGCGACTACTACCAGCGGGAGTTCGTCGTCGACCAGTCCGAGGAACTCTCCGTGAGCCTCGACCAGTTCACGGACGCCGCCGCCTCGGCCGTCCAGTTCGACGACGCCGTCGTCGGCCTCCCGCACTCGGCGGAGACGGTGACGCTCATCTACAACGCGGACATCGTCGACGAAGCGCCCGAGACCATCGACGACATGGTGTCGGCGATGGAGGAGTACTACGACCCGAGCAGCAGCCAGTACGGCCTCGCCGCGCCGTTTGACCCGTACTTCACGAGCGGGTGGATACAGGCCTTCGGTGGCTACTACTTCGACCCGGAGCAGGACCCGGCGCTCGGGCTGGATGCCGACGAAGCTATCGAGGGGCTCCAGTTCGCCCTCGACACCCTCCGTCCGTACATGCCCGACGACCCGAACTACGAACCGCAGGCCGCGACGTTCTCGGAGGGGAACGCCGCATTCGCCGTCAACGGGCCATGGTATCTGGCGACGCTGAACCAGAGCGACGTGAACTATGAGGTGGCGACGTTCCCTGCCATCGACGGCGGCGAGGTGACGCCGTACACCGGCATCTCGATGTGGTACTTCGCGGACGCGATGAGCGAGGGCGGAGCCGACGCCACGGCCGCCCGGAACTTCGTCGAGTGGTTCGCCACCAACGAAGACCACGCCACGCGACTCGCTAAGGAGCAGGGCGCGATTCCGGTGCTCGACAGCCTCGTCGGCAGCGACGAACTCCCCGACCACGTCCAGACGTACTCCCAGACCGTCAGCCAGGGGGTCCCGATGCCGACCGACCCGCGCATGAACAAGGTGTGGTCGCCACTGGAGAACGCGCTCATCGAGGCGTTCAACGGCGACGCGAGCGCCGAAGACGCACTGACGACCGCCGCCGAAGAAATCCGAAGCAACTGGGAGTGA
- a CDS encoding DUF4864 domain-containing protein, which yields MTAVRSLALVALAAVVALAGCGAFFGGGDSTESKATITPADVPTEDAKAVEPAAGGREYWGNVSVDTNRSAVTQPRVLELRPNCERPPGLVVHIQVLALQNNDPATNEGINTTWQFASPSNRGLTGPYSNFVRTIRSGFEPLLNATGVRYGPLDRDGDTASQPVTVVDGNGTTTSYQWTVEKQSDAPYEGCWMTAGVAPA from the coding sequence ATGACAGCCGTTCGGTCGCTGGCGCTCGTCGCACTTGCCGCGGTCGTAGCACTGGCGGGCTGCGGTGCGTTTTTCGGCGGCGGCGACTCGACGGAGTCGAAAGCGACGATAACGCCCGCTGACGTGCCGACAGAGGACGCGAAAGCGGTAGAACCGGCAGCGGGCGGGCGGGAGTACTGGGGCAACGTCTCCGTCGACACCAACAGATCGGCGGTGACACAGCCGCGGGTCCTCGAACTGCGACCGAACTGCGAGCGCCCGCCGGGGCTCGTCGTCCACATCCAGGTGCTCGCACTGCAGAACAACGACCCGGCGACGAACGAGGGCATCAACACGACCTGGCAGTTCGCGTCGCCGTCGAACCGGGGCCTGACGGGGCCGTACTCGAACTTTGTCCGAACCATTCGAAGTGGGTTCGAACCGCTGTTGAACGCGACCGGCGTGCGGTACGGGCCGCTCGACCGCGACGGCGACACCGCGTCACAGCCGGTGACGGTCGTCGATGGGAACGGAACGACGACGAGCTACCAGTGGACGGTCGAAAAGCAGAGTGACGCGCCGTATGAGGGGTGCTGGATGACGGCGGGCGTCGCGCCAGCTTAG
- a CDS encoding FAD-binding and (Fe-S)-binding domain-containing protein, whose product MATDSGTRIDPSADEVSNYDYQNDTVARSGLVDDLRARIDGEVRFDEYSRQLYATDASLYEVLPIGVVYPRSTDDVAAVMSYCAQREIPVLPRGGGTSLAGQTVNEAVVLDFSRYMNELVETRPDDRRARAQPGIKLGDLNGELADHGLKFAPDPAWGDKSVLGGAIGNNSTGAHSLQYGKTDAYIEECEVVLADGTVTTFGELTREELRDRAAPDGDLEGQIYAEIERILAEEDEEITSHYPDLKRNVSGYNLDWVLEDAQDGTVNVASLLAGSEGTLAIVTEAEVSLEPIPETKSMALLTYDGLIEAMEDVADILEHDPAAVEVLDDVLIDLARDTAEFEDVVGMLPEGTRTVLIVEFYADDAESGRRKVADLLADRTNGVDSIAAPTDGRTVVDAPVRAFDAMEAHDEAKREKFWKMRKSGLPILLSRTTDEKHGSFIEDTAIPPANLPEYVADFQEILEEHDTFASFYAHAGPGVLHIRPLINTKTVEGVETMESIADAVTDLVVKYGGSVSGEHGDGRARTQWNEKLYGADLWETFQELKSAFDPDWLLNPGQVVGVDAGEVESGAMPERARTVDMTENLRFDPAYEFDAGFDPALEWDNDNGMQGMVELCHGCGGCRGPQETTGGVMCPTYRASEEEMTTTRGRANMLRQAMSGDLPDDPTDEEFMHEVLDLCIGCKGCAKDCPSEVDMAKLKAEVTHAYHQEHGSSFRDRIFANVDALAGLGSAFAPLSNLATKVPGARTVLEKTVGIATDRTLPTFRRTTLQDWFDDRGPQVPADEAERQALLFPDTYTNYSHPEVGKAAVRVLEAAGVHVQLANRTDSGRPAHSKGFLDQSRATARDNVDALVPAIEEGWDVVLVEPSDAVMFQSDYLDLLSGEDAETLAANAYGVCEYLDTFRLDQGADWDAPGETLTYHGHCHQKATKKDHHAVGVLRRAGYDVDPLDSGCCGMAGSFGYEAEHFSMSKAIGSILFDQIGESRGNTVVAPGASCRTQLDDWDESDGEPPHPVEKLDAALA is encoded by the coding sequence ATGGCAACCGATTCCGGCACCCGGATAGATCCTTCGGCTGACGAGGTATCGAACTACGACTACCAGAACGACACCGTCGCCCGGTCGGGCCTCGTCGACGACCTGCGAGCGCGCATTGACGGCGAGGTGCGGTTCGACGAGTACTCGCGACAGTTGTACGCGACCGACGCCAGCCTCTACGAGGTGCTGCCTATCGGCGTCGTCTATCCGCGGTCGACCGATGACGTAGCCGCGGTCATGTCCTACTGTGCCCAGCGAGAGATTCCGGTCCTGCCCCGCGGCGGCGGGACGAGCCTCGCCGGCCAGACGGTCAACGAGGCCGTCGTACTGGATTTCTCGCGGTACATGAACGAACTCGTCGAGACTCGGCCGGACGACCGGCGGGCGCGAGCGCAGCCGGGCATCAAGCTCGGCGACCTGAACGGGGAACTGGCCGACCACGGGCTGAAGTTCGCGCCGGACCCCGCGTGGGGCGACAAGAGCGTGCTCGGCGGCGCTATCGGTAACAACTCCACCGGCGCACACTCCCTGCAGTACGGCAAGACCGACGCCTACATCGAGGAGTGCGAGGTCGTCCTCGCGGACGGCACCGTCACGACCTTCGGCGAACTTACCCGTGAGGAACTCCGCGACCGAGCGGCCCCCGACGGTGACCTCGAAGGGCAGATTTACGCCGAAATCGAGCGGATACTCGCCGAGGAAGACGAGGAAATCACGAGCCACTACCCGGACCTGAAGCGCAACGTCTCGGGGTACAACCTCGACTGGGTTCTGGAAGACGCGCAGGACGGGACCGTCAACGTCGCCTCGCTGCTGGCCGGCAGCGAGGGGACCCTCGCCATCGTCACGGAGGCCGAGGTGTCTCTGGAGCCGATTCCCGAGACCAAGTCGATGGCCCTGCTCACCTACGATGGGCTCATCGAGGCGATGGAGGACGTCGCGGACATCCTCGAACACGACCCGGCGGCCGTCGAGGTGCTGGACGACGTGCTCATCGACCTGGCCCGAGACACCGCCGAGTTCGAGGATGTGGTCGGCATGTTGCCCGAGGGGACCCGCACGGTGCTCATCGTGGAGTTCTACGCCGACGACGCGGAGAGCGGCCGGCGGAAGGTCGCCGACCTCCTGGCAGACCGAACGAACGGCGTCGATTCGATCGCTGCCCCAACAGATGGCCGGACCGTCGTCGACGCGCCGGTGCGGGCGTTCGACGCCATGGAGGCCCACGACGAGGCAAAACGCGAGAAGTTCTGGAAGATGCGCAAGTCCGGCCTCCCCATCCTGCTCTCGCGGACGACCGACGAGAAACACGGCTCGTTCATCGAGGACACCGCCATCCCGCCGGCGAATCTCCCGGAGTACGTCGCCGACTTCCAGGAGATTCTCGAAGAACACGACACCTTCGCCTCCTTCTACGCCCACGCCGGCCCCGGCGTGCTCCACATCCGCCCGCTCATCAACACCAAGACAGTCGAGGGCGTCGAGACCATGGAGTCCATCGCCGACGCAGTGACCGACCTCGTGGTGAAGTACGGCGGGAGCGTCTCGGGCGAACACGGCGACGGCCGCGCCCGCACGCAGTGGAACGAGAAGCTCTACGGCGCGGACCTCTGGGAGACGTTCCAGGAACTCAAATCCGCGTTCGATCCCGACTGGCTGCTCAACCCCGGCCAGGTCGTCGGCGTCGACGCGGGCGAAGTCGAGTCCGGCGCGATGCCCGAGCGGGCACGCACGGTCGACATGACCGAGAACCTCCGATTCGACCCGGCCTACGAGTTCGACGCCGGCTTTGACCCCGCGCTGGAGTGGGACAACGACAACGGGATGCAGGGGATGGTCGAACTCTGTCACGGCTGTGGCGGCTGTCGCGGCCCACAGGAGACCACCGGCGGCGTGATGTGCCCGACCTATCGCGCATCCGAGGAGGAGATGACGACGACCCGGGGCCGCGCGAACATGCTCCGGCAGGCCATGAGCGGCGATCTGCCGGACGATCCCACCGACGAGGAGTTCATGCACGAGGTTCTGGACCTCTGTATCGGCTGCAAGGGGTGTGCGAAGGACTGCCCGAGCGAGGTCGACATGGCGAAGCTCAAAGCCGAGGTGACCCACGCCTACCACCAGGAACACGGCTCCAGCTTCCGGGACAGAATCTTCGCCAACGTTGACGCACTGGCAGGTCTGGGCAGCGCCTTTGCGCCGCTGTCAAACCTCGCGACGAAAGTTCCGGGTGCTCGAACCGTGCTGGAGAAAACGGTCGGTATCGCCACGGACCGCACGCTGCCGACCTTCCGGCGCACGACGCTACAGGACTGGTTCGACGACCGCGGTCCGCAAGTCCCGGCGGATGAAGCCGAGCGGCAAGCCCTGCTGTTCCCCGACACGTACACGAACTACAGCCACCCCGAAGTCGGGAAGGCCGCCGTTCGCGTGCTCGAAGCCGCGGGCGTCCACGTCCAGCTAGCCAACCGGACCGACAGCGGGCGACCGGCCCACTCGAAGGGCTTTCTGGACCAGTCTCGGGCGACTGCGCGGGACAACGTCGACGCGCTCGTGCCCGCCATCGAGGAGGGCTGGGACGTGGTGCTGGTCGAACCCTCTGATGCCGTGATGTTCCAGTCGGACTATCTGGACTTGCTCTCTGGCGAGGACGCGGAGACGCTCGCGGCGAACGCCTACGGCGTCTGTGAGTATCTCGACACCTTCCGGCTGGACCAGGGGGCCGACTGGGACGCCCCTGGTGAGACGCTGACCTACCACGGCCACTGCCACCAGAAGGCGACGAAGAAGGACCACCACGCCGTCGGCGTCCTCCGGCGGGCCGGCTATGACGTCGACCCGCTGGACTCGGGCTGCTGTGGCATGGCCGGCTCCTTCGGCTACGAGGCCGAGCACTTCTCGATGAGCAAGGCCATCGGCTCGATCCTGTTCGACCAGATTGGAGAGAGTCGCGGCAACACCGTGGTCGCGCCCGGCGCGTCCTGTCGCACGCAACTGGACGACTGGGACGAAAGCGACGGCGAACCGCCGCATCCGGTGGAGAAGCTCGACGCTGCCTTAGCCTGA